One window of the Triticum dicoccoides isolate Atlit2015 ecotype Zavitan chromosome 3B, WEW_v2.0, whole genome shotgun sequence genome contains the following:
- the LOC119278205 gene encoding uncharacterized protein LOC119278205 — protein sequence MDPISIEKIRAMRKYRRNRKQQQLLLPALAPYLVATCGVLCLLLTSPAWFPGVCSLLVSFLLTTLPDLATAFLLSPKCLFVVGNLIVAFLIAQSRLAPKSQPASVVDVDDVHEEHVKRNVAPTIAKAATRTTVMFSDHSASVEAVWEGEKEKEEEEEEEQGEEELEKRVDDFIARVKRQRKLEGKSFFDTDR from the coding sequence ATGGACCCCATTAGCATAGAGAAGATCAGGGCCATGAGGAAGTACAGGAGGAACAGgaagcagcagcagctgctgctcCCTGCCCTCGCACCTTACCTGGTGGCCACCTGTGGCGTCCTCTGCCTGCTGCTCACCAGCCCTGCCTGGTTCCCCGGGGTGTGCTCGctcctcgtctccttcctcctcaCCACCCTCCCTGACCTGGCCACGGCCTTCCTGCTCAGCCCCAAGTGCCTCTTCGTCGTCGGCAACCTCATCGTCGCCTTCCTCATCGCCCAGTCTAGGCTAGCTCCGAAGAGCCAGCCCGCTTCCGTTGTGGATGTTGATGACGTCCACGAGGAGCATGTGAAGAGGAACGTCGCTCCGACTATCGCAAAGGCTGCGACGAGGACCACGGTGATGTTCTCTGATCACAGTGCTTCGGTTGAAGCAGTTTgggagggggagaaggagaaggaggaggaggaggaggaggagcagggagAGGAGGAGCTGGAGAAGAGGGTGGACGACTTCATCGCTAGGGTGAAGAGGCAGAGGAAGCTCGAAGGCAAGAGCTTCTTCGACACCGATCGATAG